A window of Desulfurobacteriaceae bacterium contains these coding sequences:
- a CDS encoding HU family DNA-binding protein: MTRKDLIDRVAKKFGLKKKEAEAIVKFIFQEIAETVKKGERVSIQGFGAFELRELKERKIRNPRTGKMVEIPKRGKIVFVPRM, from the coding sequence ATGACCCGAAAAGACCTAATAGACAGGGTTGCTAAAAAATTTGGATTGAAGAAAAAAGAAGCTGAGGCTATTGTGAAGTTCATTTTTCAGGAAATAGCTGAGACTGTGAAAAAAGGTGAAAGAGTGTCTATTCAGGGATTTGGAGCTTTTGAATTAAGGGAACTGAAGGAGAGAAAAATAAGGAATCCGAGGACGGGGAAAATGGTAGAAATTCCGAAAAGAGGGAAGATAGTGTTCGTGCCAAGGATGTGA